GACAGGGGTTGGAGGTAGCTAGCTATGGACGGATCCTAGGTGGACGACGCCGGAGCACAAGGTGAGCGAGCGTGTGGGTGGTGGTTGCTGACGTCCCACAACGCCTAGGTGGCGGACGAAGAGGTACAATGGCAGCGGAGCAGGAGAAGGGTGCAGATGCAAAGTAAGAGGGAATAGGGACGGAGTGAAAGAGAATGAGACTGGGAGGGGATTTGAGTGGGCGGGGGTGTCAGAGTCCTACGTGATTGTTGTTCGGACTCCCGCGACAACCCTCCCCCCACTTTACTTCCAATTTGCGGGAAAAGATGCGCGTTTGAACCGGTCGTCGGACCGATATATGTCCATGTTGGATGATAAACACGTTCAAACCATGCGTTCCGGATAGTTGCGAATTTGAAGATACCTGACTAAATCTGTAAACTGTTTGCAGTGCAATGGACTTTCCAAACTGAACACATCCTAGCTAGGGCAAATGAGTCTGAACCTAACTAAACCGAGCAGAGCTCAAGGTAACATGGCTGTGCGTGGACCCATTCTCCATCCGGATCCAGGAGTTGACAGAGAAATGCTTTGTTTTTTCAGAGATATCAACAATCCTCTCGCCCTCTTGGCCAGTCACCGTACCCTCCGTGCCCCGTGTGCCGCGCGAAGCACAGCCACAGTTTCTCGTAGGGGCAGCACCAGTCCAGCCCGTGGTTGTGCCCCACGAAGATCGCCTGCACAAGACAAGATACACACATCAATCAGACGTGCTAGTATTCGGAGTTTCAGAATTCAGATACAGTAGCACTGGTACCTTAACTGAAGATCGCCGTGCAAGAGCGTCCATCATGCCCCATTCGGCCACCTGTGGCGCCACGTCTGCCTCGTTGAGGCTGCCGACGCAGGGCTTCCTGATCTCGCCCGTGGCCCTTGGAGCCACCTTGACGTACGCCGTGCTCGGTACGTGCCAGAATACCAGCTCAGGGATCCTACCGTCTGGATTGAGGAACCGAGCCTGGCTCTGGAACCACGTGACCTGTGCGCAGGACACGACCTCCGGGTAGGATCCGCCGCCTGAGTCGAGGAAGTACATGAGCAGAGCAGGGTTGTAACGTCCCGAAACCGATGTGCCAAGTGTCCTTTAGTTATtcactattgttgccttgtcatttgcttgcatgttgcatcttgttatgtcatcatgtgcattgcatcatcatattttaaaacttgcattcgtccgggtttttcgagttctctccgttgttcgttctgaacccaaccacacttgcacgcgtccGCGGCACGTCCAAATATTATTTTAGaagtggtcggaaaatgttcttgaaatgggatgaaagttggcgtgtggtgttgttttgttgtcagtagaccgtccgccaagtttcatcgcattcggagctcgtttgatagcccaaccgttaaactatagtggCAATATAGCTGgtctaacgtcagacgttttcgCTCTCCGAAAGCAGTCGCTGggcttccctctcttctcttctcttagctcgagaccgtctacacagcccacgacctatcgccaggtccaacctaacctctctcgtcagcccgcggccctcctcgcgcgcccgaaagctgtcccgtacccgacccggacagtcgtcaccgttagattcggatcatccccaaacatccacAAAATGTCACCCTTTTCTCATTTGGACTTCCTATTCTATTTTTCCCGACCGCTCGATTTTATttggagggacggattagcccctaaacttcTCCTCTTTTCCTTATATAGAAACTCCCTTGTCTAAATCTGGACAAAATCCTAacttctagggagatgtcccatcgatccctctcggccgccgccaccttccaaTCCACCTCAAGCTCTTCACCCAACCAACCACCAAACTGATCCCAAAATCCATCCCCACCAATCCTGCATGAGCCCCGAGCCAACCCCCACAGCGTGCCGTCTCCCAGCGCTaaatccagatgggatcgagactgcagccgagcgcctcctcctcacctcgtctCCCTCGCGCAGGGCAACCACCGAGTCATCTCCGCCGGCCACTAGCAGCAGCACCGGAGCCAACCTTGTGCCTCCTCTCTCGTTCCTTCCTTCTTTCTTTTCCCTGCTGCCCGAGCtcatttccctctctctctctctcccgttttGGATGTGCAGATGTTCAAGCCGCAGGAGTAGCGCCCCGCTGCCTTGTTCCTGCAGGAGGCAAGCTCCGTCGCCTGACCTTGGAACGGCCAGGTCCGTCCGGCCTCCGTCAGCCTCACCATACGCCAAGTCCGCCGCCATCGTCCTGCTTTCACGAGGCCCTGTGTTCCCTGCCTCCTCCCCGCCAAGTTCGATGTCGTCGTCCTGTCTCTTCTCAGTGAGCGCCTTGCCTCTGCTTCGAGGACAAGCCAGGCGCGCCCCGGGTTGACCCTCTGTATGGACCGCGCCACTGCTTCCTCTCCGTCCCGCGTCGGAGCCGCCTGTAACCCGTCCTCGTCGCCACCTCGACCGCTCCTCTCCTCCTCGAGATCCTCATCGGCGTCGAGAGCCTCCAGCTGGACCCCGCAAGCCGCGCCCTCCAGCTCGTTTCCGCGGTCGGTCCTCCCCaagtcctcgtcgccggcctctGCTTCTGCGTGTGGGAACGACGACGACCAGCGACGAGTCACCTCGCCCGCGCGTTGACCTCCAGCCCGCTCGATCCACTGCTTCACGAAACGCATCGCGCCCTCGATCTGGGGTTTTGGCGTCAACCGGCCCAGCTGCGATCGGGCCTGCTAGCCCAAGGATGCGCTAAGGCCTGCCCGCAAGCCCACCTCCACTGAACCGCGCGCTGAGGCCCAGCCGCTGGCCAGATCTGGCCCAGCGAGGTGAGGACGCGCCCAGCCTCCCCTGTGCACAGTTGGGCCAGCCACTTTCGGCCCAACTTCTGTTTTTTTATCAGGCGATCTGTCTATTTATCCAGAGTTTTACCGTTTTGCAGAAAGGTCCCCAAACTTCACGCATATAACAACTCATTAacagtgcatcatatgtaaaaactttaaatatgaaacttccttagaattttgtgtagattaataatttgccactttcatctatgtttaaaatgtttaaatgctgtttgattaaatttgctcctatgccatgttagaatgatttaattcataattttttaaccgtaaCTAGGcttgtaacaaactttatatgtaaatgggatggaaaatgtctagtttaacatggtggcatcactttgcatgtttgacaaccctaaaattgtgtttagggcagaacaataccaaatccttaaattgcacatgaggagtttccggatttgttctTTGtcgttctggcctcatttaaacttgcctagataggtagttttcatttgcttcaccctcttgccatgtttaacaacatttaatattgttgggtacataaacaagatcgaactaaataacttgaacgtggtgtttcgtcaatatgcagcggagttgcatattgagctccacttaatttgtaggattgcttgtgcactttgccatgccatgccctctttaaaccggacatgcatcatacttggttgtgcatcatgccatgttcatgtgttggttgtttactatgttgtgtgcttctttctggtgttgcttcttcgggtgggttccgataacgtcgcgtttgtgaggacccgttcaactacgtctgtttgtcttcttcatgaactcgttcttctttcttgcaggatctcaggcaagatgaccataccctcaaaattacttctatctttgcttgctagttgctcgctcttttgctatgcctatgctacgatacctaccacttgcttatcatgcctcctatattgttgaaccaagcctctaacccaccttgtcctaataaaccgttgtttggctatgttaccgatttgctcagcccctcttatagcgtttttagttgcaggtgaagattgaagttttttccttgttggaacatggagatgttattccttgttgggatatcacaatataccttatttaattaatgcatccatatacttggtaaagggtggaaggctcggccttatgcctggtgttttgttccactcttgccgccctagtttccgtcatatcggtgttatgttcccggattttgcgttccttacgcggttgggctataatgggaacccttgatagttcgccttgaataaaactcttccagcaatgcccaacattggttttaccattcgccacctagcctctttttcccttgggttccacggactcaagggtcatcttattttaaaccccccctgggccagtgctcctctgagtgttggtccgactgagatgcctgcggggccacctcggggcaacttgaggtttggttttacccgtagctagtctcatctgagtgtgccctgagaacgagatatgtgcagctcctatcgggatttgtcggcacattcgggcggtgttgctggacttgttttatctttgtcgaagtgtcttgtagaaccgggatgccgagtctgatcggaatgtctcgggagaaggtttatccttcgttgaccgtgagagcttgtgatgggctaagttaggacacccctgcagggattgaactttcgaaagtcgtgcccgcggttatgggcagatgggaatttgttaatgtccggttgtagaaaacctgaagttgaccttaattaaaatacatcaaccgcgtgtgtagccgtgatggtctctttccgggggagtccgggaagtgaacacggtgttggagttatgcttgatgtaggttgttctaggatcacttcctgatcatacttttgtcgaccgtgctttgccttctcttcttgctctcatttgcgtatgttagccaccatatatgctagtcgcttgctgcagctccacctcataccttttaccttacccataagcttaaatagtcttgatcgcgagggtatgagattgctgagtccccgtgactcacagatacttccaaaaaccagtttgcaggtgccgatattatcgagcaggtgacgcaaccaagctcaaggaggagctcgatgaagatcttgtcctttgtgttgtttcgttctagttgatcagtagtggagcccagttggggtcggtcggggaccttgtcgcatttggggttcttcttttattttgattccgtagtcggaccttgtttgtatctggttcatgtaatgctttattcatgtaattgtgtgaagtggcgattgtaagccaactatatatctttcccctattatattacatgggttgtttgcgaagattacctcgcttgcgacatttctttcaatgctgttatgcctctaagtcatgcttcgacacgtgagagatatagccgcatcaaggacGTTACAAGGGTCCTTCGGCCGCTCGCGCGAGAGCACCTGCAGCACGTAGTTGGAGACGCCGGGCCAGAGCTCCCCGGGCCCGACGGAGGAGCGTGACAGCCCGCAGGCCCGGTCGAGCTCGGCCGTCATCAGCTTGACCCACGGCGTGCCCTGGAAGCTGCACCCTGGGTCCGGCATGGCCGGCGCGGCGGGCGGGCAGTCCACCGGCGAGACGCCCGCGGGGGAGAA
The window above is part of the Triticum aestivum cultivar Chinese Spring chromosome 2A, IWGSC CS RefSeq v2.1, whole genome shotgun sequence genome. Proteins encoded here:
- the LOC123184987 gene encoding probable inactive purple acid phosphatase 16, with protein sequence MRRWQCRLAAAGALLAVVLALCVAGPRSPAPLRFAPGGRFKVALFADLHYGENAWTDWGPAQDDASDHVMAAVLDAKNPDFMVYLGDLVTANNVPVANASLYWDRAVSPARRRGVPWSKVFGNHDDIPFEWPPEWFSPAGVSPVDCPPAAPAMPDPGCSFQGTPWVKLMTAELDRACGLSRSSVGPGELWPGVSNYVLQVLSRERHNPALLMYFLDSGGGSYPEVVSCAQVTWFQSQARFLNPDGRIPELVFWHVPSTAYVKVAPRATGEIRKPCVGSLNEADVAPQVAEWGMMDALARRSSVKAIFVGHNHGLDWCCPYEKLWLCFARHTGHGGYGDWPRGREDC